The Tamandua tetradactyla isolate mTamTet1 chromosome 23, mTamTet1.pri, whole genome shotgun sequence genomic interval TGCCCTTTGCTTCTGCGACATGGGCCTCCAGCTCGGGCTCTGTCTACTGTGAGGGCAGGCAGCCCCCGTGGGCTCTGGGCCACTCACTCTTGTGGGTAGAGTTGCGGGGCTGGAAGGATGCGAGCTCTTGGTTGTGAGGCATTCCCGCTGGGGCTGGGCCCCGGCTTCCATCAGCAGCATGGAGCGGGCCTCGTGGAGCGCTTAGCAGCTTCTGAGTGTATTGGGGCACGTGCACACTCCTTTTCGTGTCTGAACCACTCATACTTTCCCTTCTGAGTGCTCGCTGCCAGGTCCTTGCTTTTCTGCTGTGCTGCACAGCTCTTTTCTGTGGGCAGGAGTCTGGTCTTGTGTGATATGATGCAGGGAGTTTCTCTGGGCCAAGGACTCTGCTTGGTGACCCCCGAGTTAAAGAAGTGAGTGGGACCAGCTGCCTCCCCTGCTCTGGAGAGCCTGGACCCAGACTCTGCCCGTGCATCTCTCATGATCCCACTGAAGCTCTCTGTCCGCAGCTGGCCTCTGTCAGGGCTCCCTGACTTGagcccccacctccctgcccccaccctctctgtccccagcccctccccgTGCCCACAGGTGCCTCCGAGGGCATTGTTCTCCGGGCCCACGGGGAGGTTTCAGTGCACAGACTTGATGGGGTTGGGGGTTTGGAGGTGTTTTCAAAGAAGCCACTCTTCTGTACCTGCTGCATTTATGGGAAGCCTGTGTGAGGGTGAGGCTGGAGGCGCCTGGCCCTAGAGCGTAGCGTCCCCCTGGCTCCCAGGGGCCACCTGCAGGGGTGGTGGAGGGGGCGTCCCCACTCGATGCTGGGAGGAGCTGTGGCCCagctgaggggctgggggccagaGGAGGCAGAGCgtgcagggcaggggctgcaggTTTCTGTTCTAGGGTGGGAAGAGGGTGCCTGGAAGGAGAGCACCGGAGGACGTTTCAGCTAACAGTTGCAGGCCAGGAGCTCAGACTTCCGTCGGATGCTGCAGCGTGAGTGTGGCAGACGCAGTGTGCTCAGATGCTGCAGCGGGAGCGTGGCAGACGCAGCGTGCACACCCCTCTGTGACTGGAGATAAGTGCTGCGCCCAGGCCTGCTTATCTTAGCCCTGCGGCGGGCGCTCCTCCTGCACTGCTGGATAAGCCGGTGCCAGCTGAACTTTTCCCTTGGTGTTTTCAAACCAAACCTTTCAGTCCTGCAAACAGAAGTGATAGCTTAGCAAAAGCCTCTTTTTGGGGGGTGGCGGGGACAAAACTCCCCTCTCTGCTAAGTTTGTCTCAGAGACAGGCCTTTCTCATCCCCTCTCTTGGCACACTTCTGGTGGGCCCCATTTGCCCTGTGGCTGTTGAGGGTTTCAGGGGCTCCCAGGGTAAGAGGGGCTGGGAGGGTGGGAGCCCCTCCTGCTGGGCTGAGGGGCCTTGCTGGGCCTGCTGCTGACCAGCTGGAGCTTATAAAGAGGCAGGGAGCTCAGTGCAGACTGCATAGCTGCAGGAGGATGGTACAGATTCTAGAGAAGTGAAGTGGGTACCAAATCCACCTGGAACCCAGCAGGGCCCTGTGCAGAGGCAGGTCTAAGGGGGCCAGCCCTATGCAGAGGCTCTTGGGGGTCCTGGCCCTGTGCAGAGGCACTGGGGGTCCTGGCCCTATGTGGAGGTTCTGGGGGGTCCTGGCCCTATGCACAGGCAGGTCTAGGGGGGCCAGGCCATGTGTAGAGGCGGGTCTAGGGGAGCCTGGCCCTGTGGATTTCTTCTCTGTGGATTCTGGGCCGCATTCCAGATGGGACAGCTCAGGAACAGAAGGGCCTTTGTTTTCCGTTGAACATTACTTGAGTTTTAAGTTAATTGGGGGAGGGGACGGGCTTGCAGCGTCCCTGGTCTCCGTGATGTCAGCCGTGTGGGAGttgcccctccctgccctctgctTCGTCTGGGGGCACCGAGATCGTAAATATTTCCAGCTGAGCAGCCCACGTGGATCCCTGGGCAGATTTCCCAAGGCAACCTTTGAGCCCTGGAGAGGCTGTCCTCAGTGCTGGGCATCAGCCCTCCACTGCCTTCGTCCACAGCTGGACACTGCACAGCCGAGCGGagcatgggggggtgggggcccGGAGCTCAGGAGAAGCGGGCAGTGGGCTCCCAGAGGCTCCTGGGGGGTGGTGGGCAGCTGTGCCATGGACTGTACAGTGAGGGGTGAGGGGCGGTGGCCGGCGGTGTGGGCAGAGCCCTGGGCAGGGACCAACCCCTCCCCACTCACCTCCCTGGGGCTCATGCCCACCCGCGGGACAGAGCCTTGCTGGTGAAATGCTGCCCATGGTGCTCCCCGCCCTCTCGTGGTCAGCTGCTCAGGGGTTCAAGGAAGAGACCTCGTGGACGGCCTGTAGGTGCCAGTAAGTAGGGCTGGGGTCCACTTGAGGGCCATCTCTTAGCAGTGTGGCTGTTCTTGCGTGCGCCAGGGAGAGGCCTTGGGCTGTGTGCCACCCTCCAGCCTGGTGGAAGCTgcctcccacctcccccaccccccatggctGGCCCTGGGCGTCTTGGCCAGtcctgccagctgggaaggccccGGGCTGCTCTCCTTGGTGGGTGCAGAAGTTGGGGTTTGAGAACAGTACACATGTGCCCTCCTGCCTGGGGCATGGGTTGAGAGTGGGAGCTCTGCAGCCCACCTTGCCTCCCCCCAGCTTTCAGAGCAGCCGTGCTGGGCTCTGTGAGGCAGAGAGGCCTTGTCGGCTTCCCCACCCCGAGGGGACAGGCTGCATGGGGCAGTGCCTGTGCTGCACCCTCTAGAAAGGGGCACTGGGGGCCTCTCCATGCTGCCCACCCTTGAGTCACTGACCTGGGGACACATGGGGGAACGCTGGGCGCCTACCCACTGGAGAGACCAGGAGCTGAGCGCGTCCTTGGGGATTTTTGCCGCAATGAGCTCTGGGACCTGGCTCCTGGCCTATTTCCTCTcctgccccctcctctccctcttcggAGACATCCCCTGGTCCTGGGCCTTTCCTTGGGTGTGCCTGTCAGGCCCACTCGAAGTGCCAAGGTATGGGAGGTCACCCAGAGGTGGGGGGCCGGGGCAGccgggcaggggggcaggggggcagtgGAGGGAGCCGAGGAGCCCTACTGTGCAGGGAGCCTGTGGGCCGCTGTGGACACAGGTGCCTGGGAAGAAGCTCCATCCTCACGTGCCCTTGCATGCTTTTGTCCCCGCTATGCCAGGTCCAGGTGCCGTCTCGGCCCTGGGGGCACTgttggctggggctggggcagggggcacGTGCAGAACCTGAAGCGGCATCCCCCCCGCAGCCTGTGTGCCTCGGGTGTGGTGCGGCTCCAGGTCAACAACTGGCTGGAGGTCAGCTTCTGCCTGCCCCACAAGATCCATTATGTGGCCGCCAACCTCATCCCTCCAGAGGCCATCGAGCGGAGCCTGAAGGCCATCCGGTGAGTCCCTTTGTTCCCGCAGCCACCCCCTCAGgctcccctgcccccatcccccgGGTGTGGAGCTCGGGGCGGGAGGGGGGAGGTGCGCAGGGCTGGGGAGCAGCAGATTTGCTGAGACACTTTTTAACTGTGAATAACCCACGAGGTGGCGGCAGTCGGCCCTGCCCCTAGGGGCTGTGCACCGTGGGCTTCCTTAGGAAAGGCGTGATCGCTCACGCAGTGGGCTCACGGTGGCTGGGCCTCTGCAGTCCTGAGAGGGTGGTGGAGGCAGGATCCCTGCAGGTTTTGTTGCAGCCTCCGCACACACTGCTGCCCTCCGCTTGAGGGCCCGGCCTCCATGATTCCCTGCTGACGGTGGCTCCTCCTCAGCCCCTACCACGCCCTGCTGCTGCTCGGTGATGAGAAGGCTCTGCTGGATGAGCTGCCCGTCGACTGCTCCCCTGCCCTGGTGCGCGTGATCAAGACTGCCTCAGCCGTGAAGAACCTGCAGCAGCTGGCGCAGGATGCCGACCTGGCGCTGCTGCAGGTACGTGGTGGGGGGCGGTGCCAGCACCCCCATATGCCCTGGCCCCCTGGGCACACGCGGGAGCTGAAAGGTGAGGGCCCACATGCAGAGGCGAGGTTTAGCTCTGGCTGCCCTGCTGACTGCCAGCCCCTCTGCCCTGTGCGACCTTGCTGTGCCCTATGCCAAGCCCTTCCTGCCCACATGCTCGTAGCCCTGATGTGAGGTGGCGCCTTTTCAGACCACAGGTGCTACTGGCCAGCAGTGGCCTTGCCAGTGGAGTTGGCTGGAGCACCATAGGGCTGTGGGGGGTGGTTGAGAAGTCTGAGGTGGTGGGCAGGAGCCGGCGGGGGCCTGGGGGTGGCCAGGAACAGGGCTGTGCGCCCCACGCGGGTCAGCAGGGCCAGCAGAGCCCTGCCCACGGCTCGCATGCTGACTGTTGGGGCGCATGGCTTCAGGCGGCTCTTGGCCCCGGGAGGTGGGGATTGTCCCAGCACCTCTTCCCCATTTGCTCTGCTGGCCATGTAGCCACTTTCTCTCCAGAGGATCCCCCTTCAGAATCGGCCTCTTGCCCCTCTGCACCCGTAACCCTGTGTGCTCTGTCCGCGCAGGGCTGGGTCTGCCTTGCTGTGCACCATCGCCTCTGGGTGGGAAGCGGGAAGGGCTGTAGTCTTGCTCACATTTGCCGAACCTTAAATGGGCTGGCCATTCTGCATGCTGGCCAGGCGGATGGACAGTGAGCACGTGTTTCTTAGCAGGGCTGGCTGTGCGCTGGCCGCAGTTAGGCTTTGAAGGGAGGCTGCCCGACAGCCGGTCCATGCATCCAGATGTGACGTCTTGCCTTGCCTTTGCTGTCACAGCTGAGCTCAAAGCTCTGAGGTCCTGGGATGCCCCTCGGTGTCCCCTCACAGCCTGAGGGCTCTGTGCCACGGGAAGACTTGGTATTGCCTCCTGTGTGCCCCCCTTTTGTGCATCAGCCCTGTGTGCTGCTGGCTGCCCAGAAGCCAGGCCTGGGCTCACCTCACGGCCTCTCATGGGCTAGGGGTAGGGGTCGTCTGGCTGAGCCCAGTAGGGCCCTGTCCCACGTGGGCCCCACTGCCAGTGAGGGGCCAGGCTTCCAGGGCACTTGTGCACGTTCAGTCCAAAGAGGGTCTAGAAGtgagtattttatttttggatcataataaaattaatattttttctaaaagttcGAGTATTACACAGATTATGTATATACAATAAGAAGTTCCCATAATCCCGCATTCCAGAGGTAATCCCTGCTGGCGCGTTCTGAGCGGCCCAGTTAGGGTCCCTGGCCGGCGGAACACAGCCCCGATCCCCAGAGCCTGCAGAAGCGCCCTGCTGAGGGAACTTCGCAGATGTGGTCAAGGTCTTGAGATGGGAGGTAGCTGGTTGGGCCTAAATGCAGTCAGAAGAGGGGACGGCAGTGTGGGCAGCCCCTAGGCCCAGGATGCCGGCTGTGGGGAGAAAGCCCTCCCTGGGAGCCCTGAGTTTGTGATGCTCGCAACAGCAGCCACAGGAAGTTAATGCTGTAACATACAGACTCTCCTGCAGCTTTTCCAGTGACTAGATTTTGTCAGTAAGTATAGATGTGCCTCCCTTTCTAAATGGCTGTAGGACATCCCCATCTTACAGACATGCATAGTCTTAAAAGGCAGCTCACCAGAGAACCAGATGAGACCAAAGCAACTGAGGACATCAGGGGACAGGTCGGTAAGGGCCAGGCCACACCTCTGTGTCCTTTGGGGTACTCCGAGTCTCCTGGAAgccagagggaagagggaaacaGAGCCAGTTACCCAACGCTGAGGTGAAACGAAGCTACCTTCGTGCTAAAAGCAGACTCACTCTGCAGCAAATTATCTGTCTGGTGGGCTGGGACCACCCTCCTGGGGCCACTTGTAGAGTGGTGGCACAGCCCACAGGGGAccaggtggtgctgagaggggaggagcaggaggagccCCCAGTGGGGCCTGCGACCTCAGGCCTTGGAAGGTGAGGGGCTGGTGTGACGGGTACCAGGGTGGGGCGGTGGCTGAATAAGGGACCCTGTGTGTTTGCACGTGCTGTCCCATCTCATGAGGCTGCCTCAGGCTCCGAGCAGGGCCCTGGAGGGGAGGGGACACAGGCAGCCCCTTGTTCCTGTAGCTCATGGGAATGGCTCCCTGCTGCAGCTTTCTTTGCTTCCTACAGTGCAGGCACCCAGGCTCTGTAGCTGGTGGTCAGGGATCCCCAGTAGAAATGCCTGGACCTGCCCCACTGGGTGTGGGGCATCTTGGAGGGGCTGCTGTGGGGGGTCCACAGTGGACCACCGGCTGGGGAAGTGGACTCTGCTTTAGACTGGGAGCAACAGGACTTGTGGGAGAAGGCGTCAGGGATGGAAGcgcatgggctgggggtgagcTGAGGTGGCTGAGTCTTCGGCAGCTCGTGGGCACCGTATGCAGAGGTGCGACTCGACCCCTGGGGCACAGATGTGGGGTGTACAGCTCCTGGGATTGTACAGGCCTCCTTCAGACCCAGTTATAGCATGTGAAGCTGGGGACTCCCCTGAGACGTTTAGCCCAGAGCAGGCCTTGGCACGGCGGGGGGTCTGGGGCCTTGGGGTTCACAAAACTTACAATGTGCCCATATCTACGCATCACTGTTAGAAGGTGCTGGGAGGCAGCCCACTGGGACCCCCAGCCTAGCCCTGGACAGTGGCTGCCAGACGCACCAGGtgtctgggtgggggtgggtctgGGAGCATGTGGGGGCCTCGCGGTGGGGAGGCCCAAGTGCCCTGTGCCCGCAGGTGTTCCAGCTCGCAGCCCACCTCGTATACTGGGGCAAGGCCATCATCATCTACCCACTGTGTGAGAACAACGTCTACATGCTGTCCCCCAGCGCCAGCCTGTGTGTGTGAGTCCGCCAGCCCAGAGAGGGGTCCCAGCTGCAAGGGCCCTGGGCTGGCCTGGGctcttgggggtggggaggggccgtGTCCCTGCAGCCAAAGGGCGGCTGAGCCAGAGGGCCTGTCCCTCTCACTCCCACAGGTACTCGCCGCTGGCAGAGCAGTTCTCCCACCAGTTTCCTGCACACGACCTGCCATCTGTCCTCACCAAGTTCTCATTGCCTGTCTCCTTGTCAGAGTTCAGGAGCCCCCTTGCTCCCCCAGTGCAGGAGGTGAGTGGCAGGGGCCCTGACCTGGGGGCCCCCTCAGCGCCACCCCCTCCTGGTCTGTTTGTGGGCAGTGGGCAGGTGCCCGCCAGGCCAAGCTAAGATGGGTGCACGGCTGGGGGTCCTGGGTCAGTTCCTCCCTGTGGAGAGCAGAGCCATGCGGCGCCAACTGGGCAGGGTTTCCCTTCATCGGGGTGCAGGGGTCTCACTCTCACTGGAGCGGGGACCTATGgccttgggggggtgggggggtcagcAGGTCCCCAGAACCTGCTCTCTGCAAAGGGGCATGCAGCAGACAGGGTTGGGGTGTCAGGACGAGGAGCGGGCAAGAGGCGGGGTGAGGTCGGTGCTCCCCAGAGCAGCCTCGGGGCCAGCGCCCTGCTCTTGGCTTCTGTGCAGGCCGGACCTTCAGGCAGAGCTGGGTGGGATTCGGGGAGGGGCCCCAGCCCCCTCAGGTCCAGGGCAGGCCAGGtgcaatgggtggagacaggtgcTGTGTTCTCAGCATTTTGTCTTCAGAAGTAAAGTACTTGGTATAACGAGTGCTGGGTCTTCAGGCAAAACAAGTTCTTAGAAGCAAACCCATGCATGCTGGGGGTCGGGGGCGGTGAACACCAGGCGTCACCCCAGAGCGCCTACAGTGCTGCCAGGCCCTGTGCACTGAGTTTTGCTTTCGATTTTGCTTGGTCTGTGAGCTGGTCCTGCCCTCCCGGGAGGAGCTGCCTCTTGTCCCGCAGGTCCCTGCTACTCCATGGCCACACCAGCCCCTTGCTAACCCGGGGGCCAGAGGGGGTCCCTACAGCTCACCTCCCGCTGGTGGGCAGCAGCGCAGGCAGGCTTGGGAAGGGGGTGCAGCATGGGCTATGGCTGGGCCTGTGGGTCCCCGCGGCCTGGGAGGGCTGGCCCCTGCCCTCAGGTGGCCTATGGCTGGCGTCCCGCAGACCCAGCTTGTCCAGATGGTGGTGTGGATGCTGCAGCACCGGGTGCTGGTCCAGCTGCACACCTACGTCTGCCTCATGGCTGCGCCCAGCGAGGAGGAGGCCCGCCCGCGTGACGAGGACGTGCCCTTCGCCGCACGCGTCGGTGGCCGGAGCCTCAGCACACCCAATGCCCTCAGCTTTGGCTCCCCAAGTAGGTCCTGAAGGGGCACAcgcgtgtgtgcacacacaccgCCCTTGGGGTGGACAGGAGGCTGCCTCACTGCGTCTCAGGTCTGTGCTGGGGTGAGGGCTCCCCGGCTGGTCCTGAGTGCAGTGCCCCCGCAGCCAGCAGCGACGACATGACCCTCACCAGCCCCAGCATGGACAACTCCAGTGCAGAGCTGCTCCCCAGTGGGGACTCGCCACTCAACAGGAGGATGACCGAGAGCCTCCTGGCCAGCCTGTCCGAGCACGAGCGGGCGGCCATCCTGGGCGTGCCCGCGGCCCAGAGTCCCGAGGACCTGCGCGCATTTGCCAGGTAGGAGGCAGCAGCCGGCAGGGCGGCGGGCCCTGCTGTGGGGGCCCTGCCATGGGGCTCTGGCCCACGAGCTCCGTCCCCAGGCTCCTGCACTACTTCCGGGGCCGCCACCACCTGGAGGAGATCATGTTCCACGAGAACACACGGCGCTCGCAGCTGCTCACACTCCTTGACAAGTTCCGCAGCGTGCTGGTGCTGGCCACCCACGAGGACCCCGTTATCGCCGTCTTCCAGGCACAGCTCAAGTGAGGTGGGGCGGGGCTGCCACGCAGGCTCTCTAGCCTTGCCTCTGCAGCGTGTTCCCCCTATCCGACAGGGCCCCCCCATCTTTCTGTCTGCAAGAAGAGCTGATGGGCGCAGACGACACTTTCtaggaagaaaacatttatttggtttttaagtAATTAAAAGTCTCATTGGAGCAGGTGCCTCTCAGGCCCTCGCGTCCTGCTCAGCTGTCCTGTCCACCACGCTGACCCAGGGGCTGCCTCGGAAGTAGAAGCGCAGGGGCTTCTGGGCCCACTCCCCAGCTGAGCCGACGCCCACACGAGCAGCAGCCACCACGGCCAGCCTGCTGGACCCCAGTGGGCCATGCTCCAGCCACACGGCCTCATCCCCGGCCAGGTCCCGCTGGTCAAAGCTCTTGTCAATGGCCAGGGCCTGGCAGAGCTTGGAGGGGCCGCTGCAGAGCTCACGGTCTTTGAGTGCCCGGCTGGCCGTGCCTCGGCGGAGCGTGCCACGGAGCTGACGCATGGCTTCCAGCCCCTCCAGGGGTTCCAGGGCTCGCAGCAGGACACACGCCCCGGCCCCTGCAGGACAGACAGAAGGGGACCAGGCTACCCCTCCATGCTCCAGGTATACCCAGGGCGGCCTCTGGGACCCTTTGGATCTGACTGGGGTCCGCGGCCCTGACCCCTGCTGCCTGGGAACTGGCCATGGAAGCTTCTTCCAGACCCCAGCCCAGCCATGGCCCAGTGAGAGACTGGCCACAACACTCCTTCCAGGCCCCTTCCCCCGTAAGTCCAGGGCCAGAGGAGCCCTGGGAAAGCTGGGGTCTGGGAGGTCTGGCTGCCCCCTCGGCCATCATGAAGCCAGAGGAGGCCTGAAGGTCCAGCCCATGGCAGAGCCACCTCCGAGCCAGTCTTGTTCCCACCAGAGCTGCCTGCAAGCAGGTCTCCTGCTTCCTGTCCTGGGGACAAAGGAACAGCCGGCTGCCCCcactgtccccccccccccccccagcataTGCACAGCCTCAGCCTCACACATCCTGCCAGGCCCTTGgcctcccttctctcccctctGCCAGTGCTGTGGGCCCCCTACCCCCAGGACCTGTGTGTCCCTGGGCACGTGGATCACAGGCCAGCCCAGCCATATTTCACCTGGGACCTGGGCCCCCACATGGCCTCCTGAGTGCAGTGCTGCTGCCCATAGGGAGGGGGCTCCACTGCCAGCGAACAGTACAGTGCTCAGCCCTCCAGGGCACCCCCACTCCAGCCTCTGCACACCTGCCTGGAGCCAGCACTACCCGTGCCATCTCTGAGCTCTTGATGGCGTGACCAGCCAGATCTGCAGCTGTGACTGGGGAGCCCCAAGTAAACTCATCTTGGGGCGGGGAAGGGGCTTGGCTGAGACCCCTAGCCACTTCTTCCCCTCACATGGGCGGCCTGGCCACTCTTGAGGGATCTGGTGCTCGGTGTGTTTTCCCAGCTCTGATGACCAAAATGTCTCCCGATTTCAGCAAAATCATGCCTGGCTGCAAACCTGTGCCCTGTCCGTCCCAAGTACCCAGGGCAGCGGCCTGGGGAGCTGCCGGCCCCGCCTTTGGGTGCTCACCCTGGCTGGAGATGTTCATGCAGAAGTATATGCCGTAGATAAGGTACACGTACAGGGTACCCGGCTTCATGAACATGCCGCGGTTGCGCATGGTCAGCCGGCCGCCCCTTGAGTGGGCTGCTGCGTCCTCTGGCCCGAGGTATGCCTCTGTTTCCACGATGCGGCCACGGAGCTCCATGCCATCAGCCAGCCGCCGGACCAGGACCTGTGGGCCGAGGTGGGCGTCTGCGCCGGGGCCGGGTGGGCCTCCCCACCGggactgccctcccctcccccgccccagtCCCCTCGAGCCCATGGCTGGCTGCCTCTACCTCTGGTCTCCTTGGGACTCCTGGGCCCTCCAAAGGGGCCTCTCAGAGCAGCAGCCCAGGCTGccgggtggggtggagggggctgGCAGGGCACCATGGGCCTGAACCAGGGTGCTTTGTGCCTGGGAAGCCTGGCCCCATGGCACAGCTGTGGGAGGAGTCCTGggaacagaaaagccaagtaccCCCAGACCTGATGCAGTGGGCTCATGGCAGAACTGCAGAGTATCAGGGAGCCCTTCCTGGAGGCGGTGGCCCCAGAAAGCACCTTCTGCTGCCAAGGCAGGAAAGTTAGGGCTCTGCCACACCAGCTCCAGGAGAGGGTGACCCCACTCCTCCTTCAGACGTACCCTGTTCCCATCTCCTCAGGGGCTCCCACACGCTGCCTCCCCTGCTGCCTCCTTGCACTTCCCTGGGACGTCCTCATCACCACATGTGTTTAGAGGTGCTGGGGAGCCCACCTCCCATTCCAGGGTGGCGAGCTGTTGCCATGGGCTCTCACACTGACCTTTTGGGCTCTGCCTGCTACAGGGACAGGGAGGTGTGGGGTGCACCAACCCGGTCTGTTCCCGTGGGGCGAGCCCAGCTGTTCAGGGGCTGCAgagccccccccccgccccgagcATCTCTGAGAGGCGCCATGGCCAGAAGGGGTCAGAGTGGCCAGAGCTAGTGACCATGGGCACTGCCAGGTAGGGAGAGCCACGCCATAGACCAAGGCCCAGGCCATGTGACTAGGGTTGCCACCCCGGCCCTGCCACACACCTCCAAGGTCGTGAGACAATAAAGGCCTTGCTCAAGCGGAGCCACGTGC includes:
- the NPRL3 gene encoding GATOR1 complex protein NPRL3 isoform X5; this translates as MGDYSSPLSVILVSSGSRGNKLLFRYPFQRGPEHPAGPPSKPRSRYAVNSTGDHSDDQDGDSRFSDVILATILATKSEMCGQKFELKIDNVRFVGHPTLLQHGLGQVSKTDPSPKRETPTMILFNVVFALRANADPSVISCLHNLSRRIAVVLQHEERRCQYLTREAKLILALQDEVSAVADADAGPQSPFRHILPKCKLARDLKEAYDSPSPCPQVPPRALFSGPTGRFQCTDLMGLGVWRCFQRSHSSVPAAFMGSLCEVAGQELRLPSDAAALCASGVVRLQVNNWLEVSFCLPHKIHYVAANLIPPEAIERSLKAIRPYHALLLLGDEKALLDELPVDCSPALVRVIKTASAVKNLQQLAQDADLALLQVFQLAAHLVYWGKAIIIYPLCENNVYMLSPSASLCVYSPLAEQFSHQFPAHDLPSVLTKFSLPVSLSEFRSPLAPPVQEPAATT
- the NPRL3 gene encoding GATOR1 complex protein NPRL3 isoform X1, with amino-acid sequence MGDYSSPLSVILVSSGSRGNKLLFRYPFQRGPEHPAGPPSKPRSRYAVNSTGDHSDDQDGDSRFSDVILATILATKSEMCGQKFELKIDNVRFVGHPTLLQHGLGQVSKTDPSPKRETPTMILFNVVFALRANADPSVISCLHNLSRRIAVVLQHEERRCQYLTREAKLILALQDEVSAVADADAGPQSPFRHILPKCKLARDLKEAYDSPSPCPQVPPRALFSGPTGRFQCTDLMGLGVWRCFQRSHSSVPAAFMGSLCEVAGQELRLPSDAAALCASGVVRLQVNNWLEVSFCLPHKIHYVAANLIPPEAIERSLKAIRPYHALLLLGDEKALLDELPVDCSPALVRVIKTASAVKNLQQLAQDADLALLQVFQLAAHLVYWGKAIIIYPLCENNVYMLSPSASLCVYSPLAEQFSHQFPAHDLPSVLTKFSLPVSLSEFRSPLAPPVQETQLVQMVVWMLQHRVLVQLHTYVCLMAAPSEEEARPRDEDVPFAARVGGRSLSTPNALSFGSPTSSDDMTLTSPSMDNSSAELLPSGDSPLNRRMTESLLASLSEHERAAILGVPAAQSPEDLRAFARLLHYFRGRHHLEEIMFHENTRRSQLLTLLDKFRSVLVLATHEDPVIAVFQAQLK
- the NPRL3 gene encoding GATOR1 complex protein NPRL3 isoform X4, coding for MCGQKFELKIDNVRFVGHPTLLQHGLGQVSKTDPSPKRETPTMILFNVVFALRANADPSVISCLHNLSRRIAVVLQHEERRCQYLTREAKLILALQDEVSAVADADAGPQSPFRHILPKCKLARDLKEAYDSPSPCPQVPPRALFSGPTGRFQCTDLMGLGVWRCFQRSHSSVPAAFMGSLCEVAGQELRLPSDAAALCASGVVRLQVNNWLEVSFCLPHKIHYVAANLIPPEAIERSLKAIRPYHALLLLGDEKALLDELPVDCSPALVRVIKTASAVKNLQQLAQDADLALLQVFQLAAHLVYWGKAIIIYPLCENNVYMLSPSASLCVYSPLAEQFSHQFPAHDLPSVLTKFSLPVSLSEFRSPLAPPVQETQLVQMVVWMLQHRVLVQLHTYVCLMAAPSEEEARPRDEDVPFAARVGGRSLSTPNALSFGSPTSSDDMTLTSPSMDNSSAELLPSGDSPLNRRMTESLLASLSEHERAAILGVPAAQSPEDLRAFARLLHYFRGRHHLEEIMFHENTRRSQLLTLLDKFRSVLVLATHEDPVIAVFQAQLK
- the NPRL3 gene encoding GATOR1 complex protein NPRL3 isoform X2 translates to MGDYSSPLSVILVSSGSRGNKLLFRYPFQRGPEHPAGPPSKPRSRYAVNSTGDHSDDQDGDSRFSDVILATILATKSEMCGQKFELKIDNVRFVGHPTLLQHGLGQVSKTDPSPKRETPTMILFNVVFALRANADPSVISCLHNLSRRIAVVLQHEERRCQYLTREAKLILALQDEVSAVADADAGPQSPFRHILPKCKLARDLKEAYDRVGRGCLEGEHRRTFQLTVAGQELRLPSDAAALCASGVVRLQVNNWLEVSFCLPHKIHYVAANLIPPEAIERSLKAIRPYHALLLLGDEKALLDELPVDCSPALVRVIKTASAVKNLQQLAQDADLALLQVFQLAAHLVYWGKAIIIYPLCENNVYMLSPSASLCVYSPLAEQFSHQFPAHDLPSVLTKFSLPVSLSEFRSPLAPPVQETQLVQMVVWMLQHRVLVQLHTYVCLMAAPSEEEARPRDEDVPFAARVGGRSLSTPNALSFGSPTSSDDMTLTSPSMDNSSAELLPSGDSPLNRRMTESLLASLSEHERAAILGVPAAQSPEDLRAFARLLHYFRGRHHLEEIMFHENTRRSQLLTLLDKFRSVLVLATHEDPVIAVFQAQLK
- the NPRL3 gene encoding GATOR1 complex protein NPRL3 isoform X3 codes for the protein MGDYSSPLSVILVSSGSRGNKLLFRYPFQRGPEHPAGPPSKPRSRYAVNSTGDHSDDQDGDSRFSDVILATILATKSEMCGQKFELKIDNVRFVGHPTLLQHGLGQVSKTDPSPKRETPTMILFNVVFALRANADPSVISCLHNLSRRIAVVLQHEERRCQYLTREAKLILALQDEVSAVADADAGPQSPFRHILPKCKLARDLKEAYDSLCASGVVRLQVNNWLEVSFCLPHKIHYVAANLIPPEAIERSLKAIRPYHALLLLGDEKALLDELPVDCSPALVRVIKTASAVKNLQQLAQDADLALLQVFQLAAHLVYWGKAIIIYPLCENNVYMLSPSASLCVYSPLAEQFSHQFPAHDLPSVLTKFSLPVSLSEFRSPLAPPVQETQLVQMVVWMLQHRVLVQLHTYVCLMAAPSEEEARPRDEDVPFAARVGGRSLSTPNALSFGSPTSSDDMTLTSPSMDNSSAELLPSGDSPLNRRMTESLLASLSEHERAAILGVPAAQSPEDLRAFARLLHYFRGRHHLEEIMFHENTRRSQLLTLLDKFRSVLVLATHEDPVIAVFQAQLK
- the MPG gene encoding DNA-3-methyladenine glycosylase isoform X2, which translates into the protein MGQKKQRLEAKRGQSQPGTAEMTTEEPPRGLPATLGPQRSIYFSGPQSCPARLGSGFFDQPAVPLAQALLGQVLVRRLADGMELRGRIVETEAYLGPEDAAAHSRGGRLTMRNRGMFMKPGTLYVYLIYGIYFCMNISSQGAGACVLLRALEPLEGLEAMRQLRGTLRRGTASRALKDRELCSGPSKLCQALAIDKSFDQRDLAGDEAVWLEHGPLGSSRLAVVAAARVGVGSAGEWAQKPLRFYFRGSPWVSVVDRTAEQDARA
- the MPG gene encoding DNA-3-methyladenine glycosylase isoform X1 is translated as MPARGAAQLSRRMGQKKQRLEAKRGQSQPGTAEMTTEEPPRGLPATLGPQRSIYFSGPQSCPARLGSGFFDQPAVPLAQALLGQVLVRRLADGMELRGRIVETEAYLGPEDAAAHSRGGRLTMRNRGMFMKPGTLYVYLIYGIYFCMNISSQGAGACVLLRALEPLEGLEAMRQLRGTLRRGTASRALKDRELCSGPSKLCQALAIDKSFDQRDLAGDEAVWLEHGPLGSSRLAVVAAARVGVGSAGEWAQKPLRFYFRGSPWVSVVDRTAEQDARA